The following DNA comes from Porphyromonadaceae bacterium W3.11.
TTCATAATCTTGATTTCGTTCTATATTACAAATCCTTTTGACCTTGCCCAAAATGATTGAATGAACACCTTGAATTAAATCCTTTATGTGGCACTTCAATCCATTTCCTTCAACACATTTCTGATATATCTAATAAAATTTGAGGAGCTTTTCTTAAAATTTCTTGTGGTGCATTTCTACAACTATAAGCTCGTTATATTGAAGATTGCAACAAAATTATTTTTGTCTAATTAAGTTGTATATGTTTATCCATTGAGAGCGAAGCTCCTCTACAATCAATTCCTCATTTAGGGAATCGCTTATAGACTTTCCTACATATATGTTTCTGAAGTTGAGTGCCAGTTGTTCGACATCCACAGCATCAGTGATTTCATTAGCTTTTATAGACTCGTTAATTACACCTACCCACTTTTCTTGATCATGGTAGCTGGATTCTCTAATCTTTTCCTTTGTATTCGGATAGTTATTACTAAGGTAAAAAACTAAAGCAAAGAGATTCCTAGCTGATACTTCATCACCAAATCTTTCGTGAAATATCTTCATTCTATGCTCTATGTTTTCAAGTATAAGACTTAGAAAAGTTAGTAAAGGAGAGCTAATACTTGTATGGTCTGGCATTGATTCAACGGGCGAAGATTCTAAAAACTCAAAGACAAACTTCCCTATAGACTCAACGAATATGCTTTCTTTGCTTTTGAAGTGGTGGTAAATTCCACCCCGTGAAACTCCGGATGCCTTTTCTATATCAACAAGGCTTACAGCTTCATATCCATGCTTTAGGAAAAGCATGAATGACTCTTTCAATATTTGTTCTTTATTGCTCATTTGTAATCTTCTCAAATGAAAAACCTTGAATTACTTTCAAAAACCGACCGAAAAGTTTCTAAACAAATATATGCACATTAATTGGCATATGAAAATATACTAAACCTGTTAATTATTTTTGTTTTTATTAAATATTATTAGTGTCCGATAAACACACTTAACTCTTTGATAATCAAGATAGTTTTAAGAGACAAGCCCCCTTCTTCTAATTGTAGTGTAATGGACTATTATTCAATTCGTTATAAAAGCTATTAAAATTTTTATCGGACACCAATAATAGAATTTAACACTAACGTGAGATATACTATGCGTCCTAATGCGTTACCCATGGATAGATTCCATGGTGAATGGTCCTATTGGTACTGATAAGGTAGGAAGAAAGTATTGGTTTTCCCACCTAATAATTTTAGCTCCCTCTGTTTCACGATTTTGAAATCGTATTGCCTATACATATATATTCGTGGAGTTATCAGATTGAGAACCGCTAGAATATGTATTAAGAATACATAATGATAAAGAAAGAGAGCTCGTGGTGACATTAGATGATCTCACAGAAATTAAGAATAAGAAAAGTACCTGAAAACCTGCCCTAATTACTTGCGGAATGAGCATAGTGAACTCTAAAAAACAGAGCCGATAGATGCTAACAAAGCGGCACTATCTCTAGCCTTGAAGTCAAGTGGATGTCGTCTATAAACGGATCAGAACGCTAGCTATAGGGAGGAGAAACGCTTCATATAGGAAACATTTTTTCTTCCTATAGGAAGAAGAAATCGTTCTTATAAGAGAATTTTTTTACTCTTCAAGCCTATCATCTAGACACTACAGATTTCAGTTTGTCATGTTTGACTGAATCAAAAATGGACCATAACCTAGTATCATGCTTTATATACAAACGATAAAAAAAGCTCTTAGATTTATACAAACCTAAGAGCTTTCTGATAATCATTCGTGGCGGAGTACAGATATTTATAATGGATCCTTGAGATTGAATGTATCACCATCTTTGATAGTTCCCATTTGATAGCCTTTAGTCAACCATGCCATACGTTGCTTGGAAGTCCCGTGATTAAATGCATCCGGAACTACATAGCCCTGCGCTTCCATCTGTAGCTTGTCGTCTCCTATCGCGTGTGCAGCGTTGATGCCTTCTTCAAGGTCGCCAGGCTCCAGTGAATCGTACATAGCCTTTTCATAATGTGCCCATACTCCTGCATAATAATCTGCCTGGAGCTCTAGACGTACACTCACGGCATTAGCTTCTTTTTTACTCATCTGAGCCATCTTGGAATGAGCTTCATCCAAGGTGCCTAGTAAATACTGCACGTGATGACCTATCTCATGAGCAATGACATAAGCATAAGCAAAATCGCCTCCAGCACCTAACCTATTCTTCATTTCAACAAAGAAAGATAAGTCAATGTAAACGGTCTGATCTGCTGAACAGTAAAAGGGGCCTACTTGTGCCGACGCTGCACCACATCCACTTTCTACTGAATTGGTAAACATAACCAACTTAGGTGCTCTGTATGTCATCCCATTTTCAGCGAAAACGTTTGTCCAGACATCCTCGGTACCGGCTAGGACCTTTTTTACAAATGTAGCCATCTCCTCCTCCTGAGCTGTTGGTACATACTCCTCTGTGGTTGCAGGGGTTGGAATGATCTCAGCACCATTATCTTTTAGGACATCCAATGGATTACCACCTAGGACCCAAGTAATCAATCCAAGAATGATTAGCCCTCCTACTCCTAGGGATGCCTTCCGAGTCCTTTTTCCTCGGCGATCCTCTACATTTTCACTCTCTCTACGTCCATTTAGCTTCATAATTTAATACGGTATAATAATAATTTATTTTGCAGCAAAGATATTAAAAATTCATGATGTTACTTTTAAAATGAATCAAAGATAAGACAAAATAGACCACAATATCGACTCGCACCGAAACAACATTGAGTCATAAAAATAACAATTTCTTAACCAACGGTCAATACATTATACTATTTTATTGATATTTAGTTGATAATATGAATTAATTTCATTTAATTTGTACGAGAGGGAATGAATACCCGACTTAACCCTAAATATAAAAAATAACCCTATGGAAATTTCAAAGAATGCACAGCGGTATATCGCCCAAGAGGAAAAATATGGAGCACATAACTACCACCCACTCCCGGTAGTACTCGCCAAAGGAAAGGGGGCGTATGTATGGGATGTGGATGGCAAAAAGTACTATGACTTTTTATCCGCTTACTCAGCTGTTAATCAAGGACACTGCCACCCCAAAATCATTCAAGCACTTAAGGATCAAGCTGCGCAGCTCTGTCTGACATCAAGGGCATTTTATAACGATGACTTAGGCCCGTATGAGGAGTATATGCATCATTACTTTGGTTATGACAAGGTTCTTCCAATGAATAGTGGTGCGGAGGCAGTCGAGACTGGAGTAAAACTAGCCCGTCGATGGGGATATCGTATAAAGGGCATCCCTAAGGATGAAGCTCTTGTCATTGTCTGTAATGGTAATTTTCATGGTCGTACCATAAGTATTGTAAGCATGAGTAATGATCCATCTGCCTATACTGATTATGGACCATACACACCAGGCTTTGTTAACATCCCTTATAATGATATCGAAGCGTTAGAGACTACCCTTTCGACTCAAGGAACGAAGGTCGCAGCCATGCTTGTGGAGCCAATCCAAGGTGAGGCTGGTGTATATGTCCCTGATGATGGCTACATAAAGAAAGCTTATGATTTGTGTAAAATGCACAATGTCCTATTCATCGCCGATGAGATCCAGACAGGCATCGCCCGAACTGGTAAGATGCTAGCATGCGATCATGAAGGCGTCAGACCAGATATAGTCCTCTTAGGGAAGGCTATAAGTGGTGGAGTTCTTCCGGTATCCGCTGTTCTTGCCGATGACGAAATCATGATGACTATAGGTCCAGGTGAACATGGCAGTACTTACGGTGGATTTCCCCTTGCTTGTAAAGTAGCCATGGCAGCCCTTGATGTGGTCAAGGAAGAAAACATGATGGAGAATGCGGCTAGGCTCGGAAAAATATTCCGTGACGAGATGGAAGCTATTGATACTCCATTTATAGAAATAGTTAGGGGAAAGGGACTTCTAAATGCAGTGGTAATCAGGCCTTATAAAGGCAAAGAAGCCTGGGATGTGTGCCTGAAGATGGCTGAAAATGGATTACTAGCAAAGCCTACTCATGGTCATATTATCCGCTTTGCTCCTCCACTATGTATTACAGAAAATGAACTAAGAGATGCGATATCTATTATTAAAAAGTCTATTCTAGAAATGGTCTAAAATGATACGCAAACAAACAACTGATACAGTACTGATGGTCCGCCCCGCAAGGTTTGGTTTTAATGAGGAAACGGCTGTAACTAATCATTTCCAAGTTCGTTCGGATCAGCAGGTTGATGTTGCGATGGAAGCATTAGCGGAGTTTGATCATTATGTAGATCTACTTCGAAAAAATGGAGTCGAGGTCATCGTGGTGCAGGATACTCTAGAGCCAGCGACTCCGGACTCCATCTTCCCCAATAATTGGTTTAGCACACACTGCACTGGAGAGCTTGTCTTCTATCCTATGTTTGCCGATAATAGGCAACTGGAACGTAAGCTGGAGGCTGTAGATATGCTATCATTGATGCCAGGAGTTACAAAGATCATTGATCTCACGAAATGGGAAGCTGACATGAAAGCTCTTGAGGGAACAGGAAGTATGATCCTGGATCGTGTCAATAAGGTCCTCTTTGCCTGCAGAAGCCCCAGAACAGATGAAGAAATCCTAGCCGAATTCTGTAAGGAACTTGACTACGAGTACATTCTCTTCGATTCAACTGATGACGAAGGGCGGCCTATCTACCACACAAATGTCATGATGTGCATTGCTCCTAAGCAGGTTATCATCTGTATGGATAGTATTAAGTCTGAAAAAGAACAACAAACGCTGAGGGCATGCTTTAGGAGTGCTGGGAGAGAAATTGTCGAAATAACCCAAGAGCAAGTCAAGTCATTTGCAGGGAATATGCTTGCACTGCACAACAAATCGGGAGCTCCCCTACTCGTCATGAGCAAAGCAGCCTATGATAGCCTTACGCCTGATCAGATTAAGAGACTGAGTAACAAGAGCAAATTAATCACACCTAATCTTAACGTCATTGAGAAGAATGGTGGTGGCTCTGCTAGATGTATGATAGCTGAGATCTTCTTGGCTCATAATAAAAAGATTGCAGAAGAAGAACTTATACTAATATTTGAATAAATAATAATTTTAATAGTCAAGATGGATAATATTCTATATAACTTTGAGAGACCAACCAATGAACCGATAAACTCATACGCTCCAGGGACACTCGAACGTGATCGCCTTACAGAAGCATTAAAAAGTGCGGCTGCCACGGAACTAGAAGTGCCACTCATTATCGGTGGCAAAGAGGTGCGTACTGGTGATATGGGAGAGGTAGTAATGCCTCATAATCACAAACACATTCTGGCTAAATATCACAAAGCTGGCCATAAAGAGGTGCAGATGGCAATTGATGCCGCGATGAAGGCTCACCATGAATGGAGTAGACTGCCATGGCTTGAAAGGAGCTCTATTATGCTAAAAGCGGCTGAACTATTTAGCACAAAATATAGATATGAATTAGCTGCGGCTGTAATGCTGGGTCAGAGTAAAAATCCCATGCAGGCAGAGATCGATGCACCGTGCGAATTGATAGACTTCCTACGTTTCTCTGCCTACTATGCTTCAAAAATATACACAGATCAACCCTTAAGTGATCATACTATACTGAACAGAGTGGAATATCGTCCGCTTGAAGGATTTGTCTTTGCTCTCACACCATTTAACTTCACTAGCATCGCACTGAACCTTACTATGGCTCCTGCTATCATGGGTAATGTATCTGTCTGGAAGCCATCATCAACTGCAATATTCTCAAATTATCTATTGCTTAAAGTGATGAAGGAGGCTGGACTACCTGATGGCGTGATTAATTTCATCCCTGGCAAAGGGAGCGTCATCGGAAAGTCCTTAATACCCCATAAAGATCTTGGAGGATTTCACTTTACTGGTAGTTCTGCAACATTCAATACCTTATGGCGACAAATAGGCGAAAATATTTCAGGGTATAAGAGTTATCCAAAGATTGTTGGAGAGACTGGTGGTAAGAATTTCGTGGTCGCTCATCCTACTGCTAATGTGGATGAAGTAGCGGTGGCTTTAGTACGAGGAGCATACGAGTATCAGGGACAAAAGTGCTCAGCTGCATCACGAGCATACATTCCTCAGAGTATGTGGAATGAGCTACGTGAACGCTTAGAGTCCATGATTGGGACCATCAAGATGGGCGATGTAACAGACTTCTCTAACTTCATGAATGCTGTGATAGACGAAACCTCATTCGATAACATCAAGTCCTATATTGATTATGCTAAGAGCTCGTCTGATGTTGAAGTTATCATCGGTGGTGGATGCGACAAGAGTGAAGGTTACTTTGTGGAGCCAACCGTTATCCTCACAACAGATCCTAAGTTTAAGACGATGCAGGAGGAGATATTTGGACCAGTTCTTACCATCTTTGTGTATGATGACTCTAAGTTTGAAGATATACTTGTGCTATGTGATGAAACCTCTCCATATGGATTGACAGGCTCCATCTTCTCACGAGATAGATACGCAATAGAGACGGCACTAGATAAGCTACGTTTCTCAGCTGGCAACTTTTATATAAATGATAAACCGACAGGTGCTGTGGTAGGTCAACAACCATTTGGTGGAAGTCGTGCTAGTGGTACCAATGATAAAGCTGGTGGGGTTCTCAATCTAATACGCTGGACAAATGCCCGCTGTATTAAAGAGACCTTTGTCCCACCTGTAGATTATACATATCCATTCTTGAAGTAATTATTCAATATTTTCACTTTCAAATTATTTTCAAGATTGCGAGGGTGTTGTAGAGTGATCTACGACACCCTTTCTCATAAAAGGGATATAAAGACCTTACGAATTGCTATATAACAATTATATATTCTAAAGCTTTGTGTAACTTTGCCAAAACTTAAGCCAATCAATATTATTTTTAAACATGGACAAAAAACTCTCAGAAGAAGCAAGAGTGTACCACTCATTGCCTCAACCAGGTAAAATTGAAGTAAGACCTACTAAACCCTTTAGCACACAGAAAGACCTAACCCTTGCATACAGCCCAGGTGTAGCTGTTCCTTGCTTAGATATAGATAAAGATCCTGCATGTGCTTACGATTTTACATCAAAAGGAAATCTTGTGGCCGTAATTTCCAATGGTACAGCCGTACTAGGGCTTGGTGATATCGGTGCATTAGCAGGGAAACCTGTGATGGAAGGTAAGGGACTTCTATTCAAAATTTATGCGGGAATAGATGTATTTGATATCGAAATAGATGAAAAAGATCCCGAGAAGTTTATTGAGATCGTCAAGGCTATTGCTCCTACATTTGGAGGAATCAACCTCGAAGATATAAAGGCACCTGAGTGCTTTAGAATCGAACAAGCCCTCAAAGATGAGCTTGATATCCCTGTAATGCATGATGACCAGCATGGTACAGCTATTATTTCTGCCGCTGGATTGCTTAATGCATTGAAAATTGCTGGAAAAAAGATTGAAGATGCACGAATCGTCATAAGTGGTGCTGGGGCTTCAGCATTCTCTTGTACTAAACTATACGAATCCTTCGGTGCTAAACGCTCTAACATCGTCATGATTGACTCTAAGGGTGTCATCAGCAAGGATAGAGAGAATCTAAGCGACCAAAAAGCATATTTTGCTACCGATCGTACTGACCTTCGTACTCTTGCAGATGCTATTGTCGGAGCCGATGTATTCGTAGGCCTATCTAAGCCAGGAGTCTTAACCCAGGACATGGTTCGTCAGATGGCTCCAAATCCTATCGTATTTGCTTTGGCAAACCCTGATCCTGAGATTACATACAATGAAGCCAAAGATGCCAGAGAAGATGTAATGATGGCTACTGGACGTTCTGACTACCCAAATCAGATCAATAACGTAATCGGGTTCCCATACATTTTCCGTGGAGCTCTTGATGTTAGAGCTACTAGTATTAACGAGGAGATGAAAAAAGCGGCCACACTAGCTATTGCGGAATTGGCTCAGGAACCAGTTCCGGATGAAGTCAGTAGTGCCTATGGTAATATTCCTC
Coding sequences within:
- a CDS encoding arginine deiminase-related protein — protein: MIRKQTTDTVLMVRPARFGFNEETAVTNHFQVRSDQQVDVAMEALAEFDHYVDLLRKNGVEVIVVQDTLEPATPDSIFPNNWFSTHCTGELVFYPMFADNRQLERKLEAVDMLSLMPGVTKIIDLTKWEADMKALEGTGSMILDRVNKVLFACRSPRTDEEILAEFCKELDYEYILFDSTDDEGRPIYHTNVMMCIAPKQVIICMDSIKSEKEQQTLRACFRSAGREIVEITQEQVKSFAGNMLALHNKSGAPLLVMSKAAYDSLTPDQIKRLSNKSKLITPNLNVIEKNGGGSARCMIAEIFLAHNKKIAEEELILIFE
- a CDS encoding helix-turn-helix domain-containing protein, with amino-acid sequence MSNKEQILKESFMLFLKHGYEAVSLVDIEKASGVSRGGIYHHFKSKESIFVESIGKFVFEFLESSPVESMPDHTSISSPLLTFLSLILENIEHRMKIFHERFGDEVSARNLFALVFYLSNNYPNTKEKIRESSYHDQEKWVGVINESIKANEITDAVDVEQLALNFRNIYVGKSISDSLNEELIVEELRSQWINIYNLIRQK
- a CDS encoding neutral zinc metallopeptidase; this translates as MKLNGRRESENVEDRRGKRTRKASLGVGGLIILGLITWVLGGNPLDVLKDNGAEIIPTPATTEEYVPTAQEEEMATFVKKVLAGTEDVWTNVFAENGMTYRAPKLVMFTNSVESGCGAASAQVGPFYCSADQTVYIDLSFFVEMKNRLGAGGDFAYAYVIAHEIGHHVQYLLGTLDEAHSKMAQMSKKEANAVSVRLELQADYYAGVWAHYEKAMYDSLEPGDLEEGINAAHAIGDDKLQMEAQGYVVPDAFNHGTSKQRMAWLTKGYQMGTIKDGDTFNLKDPL
- the pruA gene encoding L-glutamate gamma-semialdehyde dehydrogenase, with amino-acid sequence MDNILYNFERPTNEPINSYAPGTLERDRLTEALKSAAATELEVPLIIGGKEVRTGDMGEVVMPHNHKHILAKYHKAGHKEVQMAIDAAMKAHHEWSRLPWLERSSIMLKAAELFSTKYRYELAAAVMLGQSKNPMQAEIDAPCELIDFLRFSAYYASKIYTDQPLSDHTILNRVEYRPLEGFVFALTPFNFTSIALNLTMAPAIMGNVSVWKPSSTAIFSNYLLLKVMKEAGLPDGVINFIPGKGSVIGKSLIPHKDLGGFHFTGSSATFNTLWRQIGENISGYKSYPKIVGETGGKNFVVAHPTANVDEVAVALVRGAYEYQGQKCSAASRAYIPQSMWNELRERLESMIGTIKMGDVTDFSNFMNAVIDETSFDNIKSYIDYAKSSSDVEVIIGGGCDKSEGYFVEPTVILTTDPKFKTMQEEIFGPVLTIFVYDDSKFEDILVLCDETSPYGLTGSIFSRDRYAIETALDKLRFSAGNFYINDKPTGAVVGQQPFGGSRASGTNDKAGGVLNLIRWTNARCIKETFVPPVDYTYPFLK
- the rocD gene encoding ornithine--oxo-acid transaminase, whose product is MEISKNAQRYIAQEEKYGAHNYHPLPVVLAKGKGAYVWDVDGKKYYDFLSAYSAVNQGHCHPKIIQALKDQAAQLCLTSRAFYNDDLGPYEEYMHHYFGYDKVLPMNSGAEAVETGVKLARRWGYRIKGIPKDEALVIVCNGNFHGRTISIVSMSNDPSAYTDYGPYTPGFVNIPYNDIEALETTLSTQGTKVAAMLVEPIQGEAGVYVPDDGYIKKAYDLCKMHNVLFIADEIQTGIARTGKMLACDHEGVRPDIVLLGKAISGGVLPVSAVLADDEIMMTIGPGEHGSTYGGFPLACKVAMAALDVVKEENMMENAARLGKIFRDEMEAIDTPFIEIVRGKGLLNAVVIRPYKGKEAWDVCLKMAENGLLAKPTHGHIIRFAPPLCITENELRDAISIIKKSILEMV